From a single Okeanomitos corallinicola TIOX110 genomic region:
- a CDS encoding Npun_F5560 family protein — protein sequence MSQSETPDIQNLSTEVSQLRQELQLRDQLVQQLSQELFRLVKGNTNFIPQKSEVEYDVSQLEALREQLQAVEEQVNFYQEQITSRDAEIHQLRQSVQELTDRSRMLEQVVQELPQIYRRKFEERMTPVRDKVAILQRENRQLQAELQSVSYRLALKTRHSSHSGIDLPNFSSSIPIHEQDSISAPQNV from the coding sequence GTGAGCCAATCAGAAACACCCGACATCCAAAACCTTTCGACTGAAGTATCCCAGTTACGCCAAGAATTGCAGCTTCGGGATCAATTAGTCCAACAGCTGTCTCAAGAACTGTTTCGACTTGTTAAGGGTAACACTAACTTTATTCCTCAAAAGTCGGAAGTTGAGTATGATGTTAGCCAATTAGAAGCTTTAAGGGAACAACTACAAGCAGTTGAAGAGCAAGTAAATTTTTACCAAGAGCAAATTACATCTCGTGATGCGGAAATTCATCAGTTAAGACAGTCAGTGCAAGAGCTAACTGATCGCAGCCGAATGTTAGAGCAGGTAGTACAGGAGTTACCCCAAATTTATCGTCGTAAATTTGAGGAAAGAATGACACCTGTTAGAGACAAAGTCGCTATACTACAAAGGGAAAACCGCCAACTGCAAGCGGAGTTACAGAGTGTTAGTTATCGTCTAGCATTGAAAACTCGTCACTCTAGTCATAGTGGTATAGATCTACCAAATTTTTCTAGTTCAATTCCAATTCATGAACAAGATAGTATATCTGCTCCTCAAAATGTCTAA
- the rpsF gene encoding 30S ribosomal protein S6 has product MTTVYETMYIIRPDLGDEQVEQVVTKYQNFLTEQGAENLEIQNRGKRRLAYEIDRHRDGIYIQLNYTAPAAAIAPFERAMRLSEEVIRYLTIKQEVPEEKSEPEAVPA; this is encoded by the coding sequence ATGACCACAGTTTACGAGACAATGTACATTATCCGCCCTGATTTGGGAGATGAGCAGGTAGAGCAAGTTGTGACTAAATACCAAAACTTTCTAACTGAGCAGGGTGCTGAGAATTTGGAAATTCAAAATCGTGGTAAGCGTCGTCTTGCCTATGAAATTGATAGACATCGTGATGGTATTTACATTCAATTAAACTATACTGCCCCAGCAGCGGCGATCGCTCCTTTTGAGCGTGCTATGCGTTTAAGTGAAGAAGTAATTCGTTATCTGACTATTAAACAGGAAGTACCTGAAGAAAAATCAGAACCAGAAGCTGTACCAGCTTAA
- a CDS encoding fumarylacetoacetate hydrolase family protein: MAQRYVRVKSQEGQIFYGLLQLSLNVEILDAPPWLEGQPTELILEPDEYRLLAPCSPSKIIAVGKNYADHAAEMGGAVPAEPLIFFKPPTSVIASDMEIKYPSQSQRVDYEGELALVIGDRTCDCTPEEAQSKIWGYTIANDVTARDLQKKDAQWTRAKGFDTFCPLGPWIVRELNPGAKIQTFLNDQLHPVQSSCIDQMVFAPDFLVSYISQVMTLLPGDVILTGTPLGVGPLNLGDRIRVEIEGIGRLENTVTQR, encoded by the coding sequence ATGGCGCAACGCTATGTGCGAGTGAAAAGTCAAGAAGGACAAATTTTCTACGGGTTACTACAGCTATCTCTCAATGTGGAAATTTTAGATGCTCCACCTTGGTTAGAAGGTCAACCCACAGAATTAATCTTAGAACCCGATGAATACCGACTTCTTGCTCCCTGTTCACCTTCTAAAATTATCGCCGTAGGTAAAAACTATGCTGATCATGCAGCAGAAATGGGAGGTGCTGTACCCGCCGAACCTCTGATTTTTTTCAAACCACCTACATCTGTCATTGCCTCAGATATGGAAATTAAATATCCTTCACAATCCCAGCGGGTAGACTATGAAGGGGAGTTAGCATTAGTAATAGGCGATCGCACCTGTGACTGTACACCAGAGGAAGCCCAGAGCAAAATTTGGGGTTATACCATCGCCAATGACGTGACAGCTAGAGATCTACAAAAAAAAGATGCTCAATGGACAAGAGCCAAGGGTTTTGATACATTTTGCCCTTTAGGCCCGTGGATAGTCCGAGAATTGAATCCAGGCGCAAAAATACAGACGTTTTTAAATGATCAACTCCATCCAGTCCAATCTAGTTGTATTGATCAAATGGTATTTGCCCCTGATTTTTTAGTTTCTTACATCAGTCAAGTAATGACCCTATTACCAGGGGATGTAATTTTAACAGGTACACCCTTGGGAGTTGGTCCATTAAATTTGGGCGATCGCATCCGTGTGGAAATTGAAGGTATTGGCCGCTTAGAAAACACAGTTACCCAACGTTAA
- a CDS encoding Tic20 family protein, with protein sequence MNWRGSITFPDRIFACLPYLIPLIESLKFGSSLMAQFPVLQVLLLPVLIVGSVYNSLGSIGQIVIFFALFLLVVRNEKISHFIRFNTMQAILLDIVLILCSIGLQILGSAPGTGFALQTLANTIFLGILASFVYAVFQSVMGRYAEIPAISDAVHMQVR encoded by the coding sequence ATGAATTGGCGCGGATCTATAACTTTTCCTGATCGCATTTTTGCTTGTTTACCTTATTTAATACCTCTAATTGAGAGCTTGAAATTTGGTAGCTCTTTAATGGCACAGTTTCCGGTATTACAAGTGTTGCTTTTGCCAGTGCTAATAGTTGGGTCAGTTTATAATAGTTTAGGATCAATTGGTCAAATTGTCATATTTTTTGCTCTGTTCTTGTTGGTAGTCAGAAACGAAAAAATCAGTCATTTTATCCGTTTCAATACTATGCAGGCCATTCTTTTGGATATTGTCTTAATTTTGTGTTCTATAGGGTTACAAATTTTAGGTTCGGCTCCAGGTACTGGCTTTGCACTACAAACTTTGGCTAATACGATATTTCTAGGCATTTTGGCATCATTTGTTTATGCTGTTTTCCAGTCTGTTATGGGGCGTTATGCGGAAATACCAGCTATTTCTGATGCAGTACATATGCAAGTTCGCTAG
- the glyA gene encoding serine hydroxymethyltransferase — protein sequence MNKTNSEILKSADPAINELINQELQRQRDHLEMIASENFTSAAVLAAQGSVLTNKYAEGLPGKRYYGGCEFVDKIEQIAIDRAKQLFGAAHANVQPHSGAQANFAVFLTLLQPGDKIMGMDLSHGGHLTHGSPVNVSGKWFEVQHYGVSQTTEQLDYDQIRDLALKERPKLLICGYSAYPRIIDFEKFRSIADEIGAYLLADIAHIAGLVATGHHPNPIPYCDVVTTTTHKTLRGPRGGLILTRDAELGKKLDKSVFPGTQGGPLEHVIAGKAVAFGEALQPEFTTYSGQVIENARALANQLQNRGLKLVSNGTDNHLMLVDLRSVAMTGKKADKLVSGVNITANKNTVPFDPESPFVTSGLRLGSAAMTTRGLGVAEFTEIGNIISDRLLSPESDTVAADCRRRVASLCERFPLYPHLEVPIPAIV from the coding sequence GTGAATAAAACTAACTCAGAAATCCTCAAATCAGCTGATCCTGCTATCAACGAATTAATTAACCAAGAATTACAAAGACAACGTGATCATTTAGAAATGATCGCCAGTGAAAACTTTACCTCTGCTGCCGTATTAGCTGCTCAAGGTTCTGTCTTAACCAATAAATACGCTGAGGGCCTGCCAGGTAAACGCTACTATGGCGGCTGTGAATTTGTTGACAAAATCGAACAAATAGCCATTGATAGAGCCAAACAGTTATTTGGTGCTGCTCATGCTAACGTTCAACCCCATTCTGGCGCACAGGCTAACTTTGCCGTCTTCCTCACCCTGTTACAACCAGGGGATAAAATTATGGGCATGGACTTGTCCCATGGTGGACATTTAACCCATGGTTCTCCCGTCAATGTTTCCGGTAAATGGTTTGAAGTTCAACACTACGGAGTTAGCCAAACCACAGAACAGCTTGATTATGATCAAATTCGTGATTTAGCCCTCAAAGAGCGGCCTAAATTATTAATTTGCGGTTATTCAGCCTATCCCCGGATTATTGACTTTGAAAAATTCCGCAGTATTGCCGATGAAATAGGAGCTTACCTCCTAGCAGATATTGCCCATATTGCCGGTTTAGTGGCCACAGGTCATCATCCTAACCCCATTCCTTACTGCGATGTCGTTACAACCACAACCCACAAAACCCTACGTGGGCCACGGGGAGGTCTGATTTTAACCCGTGATGCGGAATTGGGTAAAAAGTTGGATAAATCAGTTTTTCCTGGTACTCAAGGCGGACCATTAGAACACGTTATTGCAGGTAAAGCAGTGGCTTTTGGAGAAGCACTCCAGCCAGAGTTTACAACCTACTCCGGCCAAGTAATTGAAAATGCCCGTGCTTTGGCTAACCAATTGCAAAACAGAGGTTTGAAACTAGTATCTAATGGGACAGATAACCATTTAATGTTAGTAGATTTACGTTCTGTTGCCATGACAGGGAAAAAGGCTGATAAGTTAGTCAGTGGTGTAAATATTACAGCTAATAAGAATACAGTACCGTTTGATCCAGAATCACCATTTGTTACCAGTGGATTGAGATTAGGATCAGCGGCCATGACCACTAGAGGTTTAGGTGTAGCGGAGTTTACAGAGATTGGTAATATTATTAGCGATCGCCTACTTTCTCCAGAATCAGACACAGTAGCAGCAGATTGTCGTCGTCGAGTAGCATCCTTATGCGAACGTTTCCCACTATACCCTCATTTAGAAGTTCCTATTCCAGCCATAGTCTAA
- a CDS encoding MraY family glycosyltransferase, with translation MPAQIYHLIAFLVAAVVVLWTIPDVKKFGIKNGRVDKPGGRKIHQHPMVRLGGVSIFAGTIISLLIVWWLGGFANLPPEKEWQIWGVTFGGMGFFFIGLADDLLNLSPFLRLLLQVLIAIGAWKAGVSIDFVTVPTIGIVNLYWLSLPITVIWLVGMVNAINWIDGLDGLAAGVSGIAAVVMLLVSLFMHQPAAALIAAALAGAALGFLRYNFNPAQIFMGDGGSYFMGFTLAAVGVIGLVKIPAFTAVVLPYLILAVPIVDMSAVILSRLRHGKSPFIADKRHLHHRLLQAGLSHRLTVLFIYSLTLWVGSLALAIAGIPSGVTYACASTSVLSYAIWRVWKLSRQS, from the coding sequence ATGCCTGCCCAGATTTATCATCTGATAGCCTTTCTTGTAGCCGCAGTAGTCGTTCTTTGGACTATTCCCGATGTCAAAAAGTTTGGCATCAAAAATGGACGTGTAGATAAACCTGGTGGGAGAAAAATTCATCAACACCCAATGGTACGTTTAGGAGGAGTATCTATTTTTGCTGGTACTATTATCTCCCTATTAATTGTCTGGTGGTTAGGAGGTTTTGCCAACTTACCCCCAGAAAAAGAATGGCAAATTTGGGGCGTAACATTTGGTGGGATGGGGTTTTTCTTCATCGGTTTAGCAGATGACTTATTAAACCTATCTCCCTTTTTGCGCTTACTGCTACAAGTATTAATAGCCATTGGTGCTTGGAAAGCAGGGGTAAGTATAGATTTTGTCACTGTTCCTACCATTGGCATTGTTAATCTATACTGGTTGAGTTTGCCAATTACAGTTATTTGGCTAGTGGGAATGGTTAATGCTATTAACTGGATTGATGGTTTAGATGGACTAGCAGCGGGAGTAAGTGGAATTGCTGCTGTGGTAATGCTATTGGTATCCCTATTTATGCACCAACCAGCTGCGGCTTTAATAGCTGCTGCTTTAGCTGGTGCGGCCTTGGGATTCCTTCGATATAACTTTAACCCTGCTCAAATCTTTATGGGTGATGGTGGATCTTATTTTATGGGCTTTACCTTAGCTGCGGTAGGTGTGATTGGTTTGGTAAAAATCCCTGCCTTTACTGCTGTTGTCTTGCCCTATTTAATTTTAGCAGTACCAATTGTAGATATGTCAGCAGTAATTTTATCCCGACTGCGCCATGGCAAATCTCCTTTTATCGCAGATAAACGCCATTTACATCATCGTTTACTCCAAGCTGGTTTATCTCATAGGTTAACAGTTTTGTTTATTTACTCTTTAACCCTTTGGGTAGGTAGTTTAGCATTAGCCATTGCTGGTATTCCTAGCGGTGTTACCTATGCCTGTGCATCTACCTCTGTGTTAAGCTATGCTATCTGGCGAGTTTGGAAACTTTCTCGACAATCTTGA